One part of the Eucalyptus grandis isolate ANBG69807.140 chromosome 10, ASM1654582v1, whole genome shotgun sequence genome encodes these proteins:
- the LOC104456975 gene encoding uncharacterized protein LOC104456975 — MSAVMPFGVAHFGTLLPLLGFADPDNLRCYSNTLGRVKVRTLFDPKQVNSKVQTHQKHKHFSPKHKQSNTSTVAHTSSAPPSSPTSAPSRGVRCRPLIDAPPPRPRCRHPSPPPRQRRNPCRRVRPTIVDSSGTGFARRSWRSLLASFPSPGSVFAFWNTRAASLFFSGRLGFIMADSGEAKQAEPGNLEETMCSFFRKPSRNKNIRKRMVEEDNDEDSKTESSVLHNQKKPQRTGNKLYFSTGSSKSSVSTESTFDSDKQILKKGEDCIFYSRK, encoded by the exons ATGAGTGCTGTAATGCCATTCGGCGTTGCACACTTCGGCACACTCTTGCCACTTCTCGGATTCGCTGACCCCGACAACTTACGGTGCTATTCTAACACTTTGG GTAGGGTCAAGGTTCGAACATTGTTCGACCCGAAACAAGttaattccaaagtccaaaCACACCAAAAACACAAACACTTTAGCCCCAAACACAAACAGTCGAACACAAGCACTGTAGCACATACCTCGTCGGCTCcgccttcttctccgacgaGTGCGCCTTCTCGTGGAGTCCGCTGCCGCCCTCTGATCgacgcgcctccgcctcgccctcGCTGTCGCCAcccctcgcctccgcctcgccaacGCCGGAACCCTTGCCGCCGCGTGCGGCCGACCATCGTCGACAGCTCGGGGACTGGGTTCGCTCGGCGATCATGGCGCTCGCTTCTCGCCTCGTTTCCAAGTCCCGGCAG TGTCTTTGCTTTCTGGAACACACGAGCGGCGAGCCTGTTTTTTAGTGGTAGGCTAGGCTTCATTATGGCGGATTCTGGTGAGGCTAAGCAGGCTGAACCAGGAAATTTGGAGGAGACAA TGTGTAGCTTTTTCAGGAAGCCATCAAGAAATAAGAATATCAGGAAGCGGATggttgaagaagacaatgatGAAGATTCCAAGACGGAGAGTTCAGTGTTACATAATCAGAAGAAACCTCAAAGGACAGGCAATAAGCTGTATTTTTCAACTGGATCCTCCAAGAGCTCTGTGTCTACAGAATCAACCTTTGATTCTGATAAGCAGATCCtgaagaaaggagaagattgCATATTTTACTCTAGAAAGTAA